The Magallana gigas chromosome 6, xbMagGiga1.1, whole genome shotgun sequence genome includes the window TGAGACAAACATTGATTAGATTGATTAAATTGTTAAGGGAAGTGATGAAGGATATATTAAATGGGCGGAAATGTATAATACATGGGAATGtaggtgtacatgtatgtacagtgGTGGGTACTGCTAAGGCGTGTAGTGACAGGATTAAATAATGCTTACAGATATGGACGGCTGTCTTAGTGTAAGTTTGTAAaatgtaagttttaaaaaaaacgcaTTCAATATTCAAAAATTCCATTATGATGTTCcattttgagattttaaaaatgttttattaccgTTTCTTCCCAAATCAATGGAGTTTCTTTCATTCATGTAATATTGCTTATCAACACCCGATTGCCGGATAGGTTACTATTGGTGTTCTAGTATCATTATCATCACACATTTTCAAGGCAAACACAATTGATTCGTTAATCTAAACACTCATATGACTTCGTGAAACATTAGGTTTATTGAgtgaaaacatgtatttttcttaatGATTACATGTGAATTTCtatcaaattttcaaagaaataaaaaacattggattaataattgtttctttttttcaggcCGATCAACTCACAGAAGAACAAATTGCTGGTAAGTAAGAAGGGAAAAATTGTCTTGTCGAAAGAACCATTAAAACTTCTAAAACATATGCTCgactttgaaattctttaaactgatatcattttctctgtatatttcagAATTTAAAGAGGCTTTCAGCCTTTTTGACAAGGATGGAGATGGCACCATCACAACTAAAGAACTGGGTACAGTTATGAGATCCCTAGGACAGAATCCTACAGAGGCAGAGCTTCAAGACATGATTAACGAAGTTGATGCTGATGGTAAGTGAAAAATATGAGTTTATGTTCTGTTCTTCACTTCCGCTGTCGACCACTTTCATGAATAAAAACGTAGAGCCATTAACCACCAATattcaaagatacatgtattttacttatCTAAATATTTGCATTAACAGGAAACGGAACCATCGATTTCCCAGAATTCCTCACCATGATGGCTAAGAAAATGAAGGATTCCGATTCTGAAGAGGAACTTCGGGAAGCTTTCCGTGTGTTCGATAAAGACGGAAACGGTTTCATCAGCGCCGCTGAATTACGTCACGTGATGACAAATTTAGGAGAAAAACTTACCGATGAGGAGGTCGACGAAATGATCAGAGAGGCTGATTTAGACGGTGATGGACAAGTCAACTACGAAGGTAATGAAATTGCCATTCTCTTACGATTGTCATGTTGTGACACGATACCAAAAGTGATTTTGGTTCAAGAAATAGTTATATATTACTCACTAGCTGATGTTTCctagtttaaattttaaatatgcgCCAATTTTACATTGTAGAATTTGTTCGAATGATGACCAGTAAGTAAATGGGATTGTTTCACCTAAACAGAGCAGTACATCGACTTCCACTCAAGGCCAGATCTTCTACATCAATGTGCTGAAAGTGAAATCAAACACAGAAATGAGATCGTTTTTATACCGTGTATACCTAGTGAGACATTATACATTCGTTTTGGAacattgaatattaatgatctgacacatacatatattttatatgaacattttattatttatgttgaataaaacctgttggaaaatattttatcagaATTTGGTATCATGGATCAATGAAAAGGGAATTGTCgaaaagagaaattatttaGTTTCGATaaagttgaaatattttgtataacagTCCCTTTGTTACTATAGAAAACCTAGATAAAAGATCAAGTCTGGGGTAATTAATCCTAAAAAGCAGAAAGATCAATATTGTAAGATAAGATAAAAAGATTCAGCTTTATGCCATTATGTAACGTTCATAGGTTCTAGGAGATCGAAGAATGAGGTTTAAATCAATTTACCCAGAAAAGAATTTCTTCCGACCTAACGAAGTAAAGTGCATTTTTGTTTTAGGGGCAATAACATCGAGAACAAAGCATGCAAGATAAGATTTATGTTCTTGAAAATTCATCGTAGTTTAATAACTGAAATTAAACAAACCTACACTTGTTTAATTAACTTTAAACAAGTCtatgtatatctttattatAAATGTGCACGACATTGGTCTTAGTCATCAatactttctctctctctctctctctctctctctctctgtctctctctctctctctctctgtctctctctctctctctctctctctctctctctctctctctctctctctctctctctctgggatAGTCAGAAACTGGCCGCAATGCGACATATCACCATAGCAGTGTTTACTCATGGTTTAACGTCTCGGACAGAGGGGCCATAGTTAAGACCTCCTTCACGATTTAATGACGGATTATAGAAAATAATGGTTTTCTTATTATTCAAGCCCgtgaaagttttattttatgacagttttatCTTAACACAACTCAGGATACCCAATGCTCTCTGACAATGACTTTCAGAATTTTAAATTGCCATGAATAAAGGCTGCTTACTTGATTTGAGATAATCCTTCATTTTGGAAATTATGAGATACAAGAAATTAACTAATCAACATTGAATTAAGGTGGAACCTGTTGTTGTCAACAGTGTTGATTACAATGAATTCTGTTTCAATTTCTCTAATACGTTAAGCTTCACAGCTTATTAAGGCAATTAGGTACatgaataaaatgtataaacaattcCCATGCATATTGTGTTAAAGACATACGTGTTTATAGGAGAACATGAACTGACAACAAGTAAAATACACTATGCATCATGATTGTCCCTTGATTTCATTCTATTAAACtgttaaacatatttaattcaAGGTTACACCGCTCTTAATGATTTCCGTATTAAAtacgaaaaat containing:
- the LOC105334733 gene encoding calmodulin isoform X1; protein product: MLTDMDGCLSADQLTEEQIAEFKEAFSLFDKDGDGTITTKELGTVMRSLGQNPTEAELQDMINEVDADGNGTIDFPEFLTMMAKKMKDSDSEEELREAFRVFDKDGNGFISAAELRHVMTNLGEKLTDEEVDEMIREADLDGDGQVNYEEFVRMMTSK
- the LOC105334733 gene encoding calmodulin isoform X2, with product MADQLTEEQIAEFKEAFSLFDKDGDGTITTKELGTVMRSLGQNPTEAELQDMINEVDADGNGTIDFPEFLTMMAKKMKDSDSEEELREAFRVFDKDGNGFISAAELRHVMTNLGEKLTDEEVDEMIREADLDGDGQVNYEEFVRMMTSK